In Mycoplasmopsis synoviae ATCC 25204, the sequence TTCGTTAGTATCTAGTGTAACTGAGAAGTTTTTGTATTTTGATTCTGGTAAAACAAGAGTAATAACATCTGATTTTACTTTGTGTCTTTTTAGGAATGGTAAATCAACTTTAGCTAGTTGGTCTCCAGCTTTAACTTTTTGACCTAATTTAACAAATGATTCAAATCCTTGTCCATTTAGATTAACGGTATCAATTCCAATGTGAACAAGTAATTTAACACCTTCTTTGGTTTCGATTCCGTAAGCATGTTTTGTTGGGAAAACTAGTGTTACAACACCATCAACTGGTGAGTAAACGTTTCCAACTTTTTCAGAAACAAATCTAACAACGAATCCATCTCCCATGGTTTTGTTTGAAAACACACCATCGTTTAGATATTCTAAAGGTTTTAAATCACCTCTAGCAGGAGTGTATAAAGATACTGGTTTTGTTAATTGTTCTACTGTTGTTTTTCTAACTGGAGTTTCTTTTTTAACAACTTCTTTTTCAACTACTGGCGCTTGATTTAATTTCTTCACAGAAGAAGCTTTTTCTTCTGCTTCTTTAGCTGCAATTAAATCTCTTTGTGATTTAATTTTTGAATTTAATTGTTCTGCAACTGGCCCGAAAATTCCTTGCGCGTGGTTAGACGCTTCAAATTTCACGGCAACGGCTCCAGCAGCTTTTAGAGCTTCTGGATTAACTTTTCTAACATCTTTAACATCGTAACGAAGTCTTGATGCACAGTTGTTGTAAGCAGTAATGTTTTCAGTTCCACCGTAAGCTTGCACTACAGCGTAAGCTTGAGTATCAACTGTTTTTGCAGATGCCATACCTTCAGCTGAATGTTTAGCATCTTTTTTAGCTTCATAGTCTTTTCTGGTAAATAATTTAGTGTTTCCACCTCTTCCAGGTGTTTCTAAGTTTTTGTATTTAATTCAGAAGTAGAATACGAAGAAGTAAACTGGCATGTATGCTGCCCCTGTAAGTAATGGGAATCAGAATTGTGTTCCTTTTTGGAATGGAATAACCCCATAAATTACAAAGTCAAGAATTCCACCTGAAAAGGCCATTGGTATATGAACGTTTAATAGGTTTGCAAACATGAATGAGAATGCAGCCATAATTGAGTGGAATCCTCAGAATAATAATGGTGATAAGAATAGGAATGTAAATTCAATTGGTTCTGTAACACCTGTTATAAGTGAGGTGAACGCAGCAGGAACAACTGTTCCGGCAGCAACTTTTCTATTTTCCTTAGGTGCTGCAAATATCATAGCAGCAGCAGCAGCAGGAAGAGCTAGCATCATAACACCGAATTTACCGTCTAGGTATTGTCCGATTTTAATGTTAAGTGCGTATTGTACAAATGCAAATAATGGAACATTTGAGTATAGGTAGTATTTTTTTCCAGCAACAGTTACTAGTTGGCTTGTAGTTTTACCAACTCATGAAAGTGTTGTAGGAATTGTAGATGATGGGTTTTTAAGTGCTACTAATTCAGTTGGTGAAAATAGCGCTACTGTATTTCCATATCCTAGTAATTTAAGTGATATTGTTGAATCACCTTGGAAACCGTTAGGTTCTTTAGCTACATCTTGGAATAACTTAACGAAGTTTGCATATCCTTCAGAAACTCCAGCAGCAGCTGCAGCTGCTGCAGAATCTTTTGCTCCTTCAAATGATAAATCAACAAGTGATAAATCAAGAGGAAGACTATTTGTTGAAACAAAAGCTTGTAAAGCAGCGTTTAAATCCCCTCCTGCAGGTGTATATCAAACAGGTGCATAGAAAACATGGTGTAATCCAAATGGGATTAATGATCTTTCTATGTATCCGAAGATAAGTGAGTTAACACCAACTGGTGTTTTATTTAATGCTTCACCTAAGAAGTTAAGTGCAATTCCCACTCATGGTCAAAATAGCAAGAATACAAATGCTAATACAGCCATAGCTGGAATTGTAACTAGTGAAACGAATCTTTTTCCACCAAAGAATGAAATTACTCTAGGTAATTGGATAGTGTGGAATTTGTTGTATAGATATTGAACAACAAGTCCTACAACTATTCCTCCAAACACTGATGTTTGTAATGAACGAATACCAAGAGTTGATCCAACTAATTGTTTAAGAGATTTGGCAGATCTTCCACCTTGTTCAAATAAAACAACGTATCCGTCAATAACTTCTTTACCGTCTACAGTCGATGTTACAGGTGTAATAAATACTCCCTGAACCGCTGAGAAGACTAGGTAACCTATAATGGCAGCAAAAACCGCAACTCCGGCTTCGTCTGTAAATGCGATAACAAACGCAGCAGCAAAAAGTAATGGTAGTGCACCGAAAACAGGATCACCTAAAATTTTAAGCAATTCACCGATTTTTTGAACAGCTGCAACTCCGGCTGCTTTTTCAGCAACAGTAGCTCCAACCCCTAAAAATAATCCGGCAATCGCCATAACAGAAATAGGCAACATGAAAGCACCAGATAATTTAGATAAGATCTTACGTGCATTTCCTGAGCCGCTGTTATCTGAATTTTTCTCTTTTTTTGATCTAAAAAAAGAGCCTAATTTCGCGAAACTCATTAATAAAGATTATTGAACCTTTCTATTATAATCTAAAAGAATCTGAACAAACTATTCGCATTTCTTTCAAAAAGCAAATAATCTAATTCTAATTATTATTATATAATAAATTTTTATTTTAATGTTATCTTGATATTAATGTAGAACCAACTAAAATAGAAATTGCTATTACTATAAAAACTATAAATAAAATAATAGGGGCAGAATATTTTGCTCTCTCTCAAGAAGGCAGAAACATTTTAGTGTCTTCATATTTCATGTGAGTTTTTCTTGGATTATTTTGATAGAAATCTCTAAGCTGTTTTTCTTTAAATTGCTTTACTTTTTTCTTTTGTCTAAAGTGAAGTGGAATCATTAGCGCGGCAAGTAAAAAAAAGCCAACTACTAATACAATAGCTACGTCTTTAGAAAGGCCTCCACCTACACTAGTAGTGGTAGGTCCGGGAACTAAGGAGCTAACTGAATTTGCAAGGCTTATCATTAATTTAGAATTCATATTATTTTATTTTACATTATCTAAAAAAAATTATTAGATTTTGGTATATTTTCATATATGAAATTAAAAGTAGTAATTGAAATTCCAAAAGGCTCAAATGTTAAATACGAATTTAACCGTAAAACTAACATGCTAGAAGTCGATAGAATTCTAAGAGAAGATTTTTTATATCCATGTAATTATGGATTTGTGCCAAGCACTTTAGACTGAGATGGAGACGAGCTTGACGTGCTAGTTTATTCACCTGAAAAGTTTTTACCTAACTCAGCTCTTAACGTTAGAGTAATAGGAGCTATGAAAATGGTTGACGATGGCGAAACTGATACTAAACTAGTAGCAGTTCACGCTGATGATTTTAGGCTAGAGCACATCAAAGAATTAAAAGATCTTCCGCTTTCTTTTTTAGTAAATTTAGAAGCGTTTTTTGCAAACTATAAAAACTTCAAAAGAGTAGGCATTACTAAAGTTGAAGGCTTTGAATCTAAAGAATGAGCTTTAGAGGAGCTTAAAGAATGCTATGAATTATTTGAAAAATATTCAAGTCTTCATAAAGATGACTTTATAAAAAAAATGAAAGAAAAACATCCAGAGAAATATAGTTAATTATGGACAAAACAAGATTATTAAAATTATTAGATTTACATAAAGCTGATGCGCTAGTTTCAGAAGCGCCTCAAACTAGATTATGATACGCAAAAGTAGAAACCTCAGATGGTTATATAGTAGTTGAAAAAGATAAAGCTACTTTATTTGTAGATAATAGATATATTGAATACGCAAAAAAAACTGCTAAAAACGTTGAAGTAAAACTTCTTGCCGGAGATAATCTAAAAAATTTTTTTAAAGAAAAGAGATTTAAAAAAGTTCTGCTAGAAGAAAATTATCTAACCAAGCAACTTACAAAACATTTACTTTCTTTAATGGATTTAAAAGAAGAAAATGTAGCTTGAGTTCATGGTCAAGAATTAAGAGTTGTTAAATCTAAAGAAGAAATAGAAACCCTGCAAGAAGTTGTTGATTTATCA encodes:
- a CDS encoding PTS transporter subunit IIABC; amino-acid sequence: MSFAKLGSFFRSKKEKNSDNSGSGNARKILSKLSGAFMLPISVMAIAGLFLGVGATVAEKAAGVAAVQKIGELLKILGDPVFGALPLLFAAAFVIAFTDEAGVAVFAAIIGYLVFSAVQGVFITPVTSTVDGKEVIDGYVVLFEQGGRSAKSLKQLVGSTLGIRSLQTSVFGGIVVGLVVQYLYNKFHTIQLPRVISFFGGKRFVSLVTIPAMAVLAFVFLLFWPWVGIALNFLGEALNKTPVGVNSLIFGYIERSLIPFGLHHVFYAPVWYTPAGGDLNAALQAFVSTNSLPLDLSLVDLSFEGAKDSAAAAAAAGVSEGYANFVKLFQDVAKEPNGFQGDSTISLKLLGYGNTVALFSPTELVALKNPSSTIPTTLSWVGKTTSQLVTVAGKKYYLYSNVPLFAFVQYALNIKIGQYLDGKFGVMMLALPAAAAAMIFAAPKENRKVAAGTVVPAAFTSLITGVTEPIEFTFLFLSPLLFWGFHSIMAAFSFMFANLLNVHIPMAFSGGILDFVIYGVIPFQKGTQFWFPLLTGAAYMPVYFFVFYFWIKYKNLETPGRGGNTKLFTRKDYEAKKDAKHSAEGMASAKTVDTQAYAVVQAYGGTENITAYNNCASRLRYDVKDVRKVNPEALKAAGAVAVKFEASNHAQGIFGPVAEQLNSKIKSQRDLIAAKEAEEKASSVKKLNQAPVVEKEVVKKETPVRKTTVEQLTKPVSLYTPARGDLKPLEYLNDGVFSNKTMGDGFVVRFVSEKVGNVYSPVDGVVTLVFPTKHAYGIETKEGVKLLVHIGIDTVNLNGQGFESFVKLGQKVKAGDQLAKVDLPFLKRHKVKSDVITLVLPESKYKNFSVTLDTNEVPKLGIRVGLVR
- a CDS encoding inorganic diphosphatase, with the protein product MKLKVVIEIPKGSNVKYEFNRKTNMLEVDRILREDFLYPCNYGFVPSTLDWDGDELDVLVYSPEKFLPNSALNVRVIGAMKMVDDGETDTKLVAVHADDFRLEHIKELKDLPLSFLVNLEAFFANYKNFKRVGITKVEGFESKEWALEELKECYELFEKYSSLHKDDFIKKMKEKHPEKYS